The Panicum hallii strain FIL2 chromosome 9, PHallii_v3.1, whole genome shotgun sequence genome has a window encoding:
- the LOC112875350 gene encoding uncharacterized protein LOC112875350: protein MRQIQGRLKAFSVQTTQGEWNFDVSTITGAATQSSAGVAAQPQPSAPPQLPGARNANVVKISCKPPAKIVQQSLAESSRARDLPRCYDDDDFMKPLPRHPVAKKQCADASLAVNATGKPAKNPVKYAHAPTARCAPSAFNSFVDHLTFKQRMRIKEMGFGGLLHVSADRLESRELLKFLFDRLDPSTMVINVTKDKGIHVTPSAIMQVLGLPDSGEHLHFHSHNQASKEFSASKALVGLEESQDMHASHLQNILEDDSKMGSAMIDDDMAIRFFFIIACNKLLFPGTDNNIRCKDVYLTRDLFCLPGLNWCKALVDDLRDAAFTWWVDKTKKSLSGCAILLTVSIPFCQPYD, encoded by the exons ATGAGGCAAATTCAGGGGAGATTAAAAGCATTCTCAGTCCAGACCACACAAGGTGAATGGAACTTCGATGTCAGTACAATCACCGGGGCAGCTACGCAGTCGTCTGCAGGTGTTGCTGCACAGCCACAACCATCAGCACCCCCTCAACTGCCTGGTGCCCGCAATGCTAACGTGGTTAAGATCAGTTGCAAACCACCAGCCAAGATTGTTCAACAATCTCTTGCCGAATCAAGCCGTGCCAGGGATCTTCCTCGGTGTTATGATGATGATGACTTCATGAAACCCCTGCCGAGGCATCCTGTCGCCAAGAAACAGTGTGCCGATGCGAGTTTGGCAGTCAATGCAACTGGCAAG CCTGCTAAGAATCCTGTCAAGTATGCTCATGCACCTACTGCTCGGTGCGCCCCATCGGCATTCAACTCGTTTGTCGACCACCTAACGTTCAAGCAGCGTATGCGAATCAAAGAAATGGGTTTTGGTGGGCTCCTTCATGTTTCGGCAGATAGGTTAGAGAGCAGAGAACTATTAAAGTTCTTGTTCGACAGGCTAGACCCCAGCACTATGGTGATCAATGTTACCAAAGACAAGGGAATCCATGTCACCCCCTCCGCCATCATGCAAGTGCTTGGTTTACCGGATAGTGGTGAACATCTACATTTTCATTCACACAACCAAGCATCTAAGGAGTTCTCTGCTTCCAAGGCTTTGGTGGGTCTAGAAGAATCCCAGGACATGCATGCTAGCCATCTCCAGAATATTTTGGAGGATGATTCTAAGATGGGATCTGCCATGATTGATGATGACATGGCAATAAGATTTTTCTTCATCATTGCTTGTAACAAACTGCTCTTCCCAGGCACAGATAACAACATCAGGTGCAAGGATGTTTACTTGACTAGGGACCTGTTTTGCTTACCGGGTTTGAACTGGTGCAAAGCACTTGTGGATGACCTCCGAGATGCTGCATTCACTTGGTGGGTTGACAAAACAAAGAAATCGCTTTCAGGATGTGCAATATTACTCACTGTGAGTATACCATTTTGTCAACCATATGACTGA
- the LOC112875348 gene encoding uncharacterized protein LOC112875348 isoform X2, whose protein sequence is MQAEVHRLVAQIGSSSRKTQAMLVLANFEAKSKKASSYMNIGQQIPRDAHQTAIRTLRTILQDEVNGNISQEHHDQTHGCDEAQADDVDMHDTNSLENRGSEHVSDTPIVRSEIRENDLSSGGLTNQELNQGAAVEFEQNRTQEQVLPTIDSLHNAVTNSFYFPGGNIELDNEMEGELSPVCTQVHTDVTIDRVMTLAAAKGDAGPALPNGIAGTHDNVHEATSHVDSLVEVTDAYTTSSSPRQVATAEMTRSAANVVAQTAKQVPYEVPYESAGIVSNTDDALGPVVFRPCTPGDILHCPAVNPRPQRLTKRPAMYVSPFKGDPQRAKVPLSKALAVRKKFNTRMKYLSGSDILASFIDGEKMLCTRFMSYFVACMSHDGSVHMIDGGGYRVFLSPDLGEYVNIEEDEDISHWESPQALAILQRDIEDVDPNKVKLFLLPVVEKGHYSIYCINFIHDRIDVLDSSPEDHRVYHQVLGDRIIRRLNLLFQLATDSTIKQFTRFKRPIIDECFQSHANDCGFFAIKFMELWNGESFHVSILTENI, encoded by the exons ATGCAAGCAGAAGTGCATAGATTAGTTGCTCAGATTGGTAGCAGTTCAAGGAAGACACAGGCAATgctagtcttggcaaattttgaAGCTAAATCTAAGAAAGCATCAAGTTATATGAACATCGGGCAACAGATACCACGGGATGCACATCAGACAGCCATCCGCACTCTGCGGACAATTTTGCAGGATGAGGTGAATGGCAACATCAGTCAAGAACATCATGATCAGACCCATGGTTGTGATGAAG CTCAAGCCGATGATGTCGACATGCATGATACCAATAGTCTGGAGAATAGAGGATCTGAACATGTATCTGACACGCCAATTGTCCGATCTGAAATAAGGGAAAATGATCTGTCTTCTG GTGGTCTCACAAACCAGGAGCTCAATCAGGGTGCGGCTGTAGAATTTGAACAAAACAGGACCCAAGAACAAGTTTTACCAACCATCGACAGCCTGCACAATGCTGTCACTAATAGTTTCTATTTTCCTGGC GGGAATATTGAGCTTGACAATGAAATGGAAGGCGAACTTTCACCTGTCTGTACTCAG GTTCACACAGATGTTACTATTGATCGTGTCATGACTCTTGCTGCGGCTAAAGGAGACGCTGGACCAGCCTTGCCCAACGGCA TTGCAGGCACCCATGATAATGTGCACGAAGCAACCTCACATGTGGATTCCCTAGTTGAAGTCACTGATGCATATACCACTAGTAGCAGCCCCCGACAAGTTGCAACTGCTGAAATGACTAGATCAGCAGCGAATGTTGTTGCACAGACTGCCAAACAAGTACCATATGAGGTACCATATGAG TCGGCAGGAATCGTTAGTAACACCGATGATGCACTCGGCCCTGTTGTTTTCCGACCTTGCACTCCAGGTGACATCCTCCACTGTCCAGCTGTTAATCCTAGGCCACAACGGCTTACAAAACGACCAGCCATGTATGTGTCCCCATTCAAAGGTGATCCGCAACGAGCAAAAGTTCCATTGTCCAAGGCACTTGCTGTGAGAAAGAAGTTCAACACTAGAATGAAGTATTTAAG TGGATCAGACATATTAGCTTCCTTCATTGATGGGGAAAAGATGTTGTGCACCAGATTCATGTCCTATTTCGTTGCTTGCATGAGTCATGATGGATCAGTCCACATGATTGATGGTGGTGGCTACAGGGTCTTCTTATCTCCAGACCTTGGG GAATATGTCAATATAGAGGAAGATGAAGACATATCTCATTGGGAATCACCTCAGGCCCTAGCCATTTTACAACGTGATATTGAAGATGTTGACCCGAACAAAGTGAAACTA TTCCTTTTGCCGGTTGTAGAGAAGGGTCATTACAGCATATACTGCATCAACTTCATACATGACCGGATAGATGTTCTGGATTCTAGCCCAGAAGACCACAGAGTTTACCATCAAGTTCTAGGTGACCGAATCATTCGCAGGCTGAATCTCCTATTCCAGTTGGCTACGGATTCCACAATAAAACAGTTTACTAGATTCAAGCGTCCCATCATAGACGAATGTTTTCAGTCGCACGCAAACGATTGTGGTTTCTTTGCAATAAAATTCATGGAGCTTTGGAATGGTGAATCTTTCCATGTTTCAATCCTAACG GAAAACATATAG
- the LOC112875348 gene encoding uncharacterized protein LOC112875348 isoform X5: protein MQAEVHRLVAQIGSSSRKTQAMLVLANFEAKSKKASSYMNIGQQIPRDAHQTAIRTLRTILQDEVNGNISQEHHDQTHGCDEAQADDVDMHDTNSLENRGSEHVSDTPIVRSEIRENDLSSGGLTNQELNQGAAVEFEQNRTQEQVLPTIDSLHNAVTNSFYFPGGNIELDNEMEGELSPVCTQVHTDVTIDRVMTLAAAKGDAGPALPNGIAGTHDNVHEATSHVDSLVEVTDAYTTSSSPRQVATAEMTRSAANVVAQTAKQVPYEVPYESAGIVSNTDDALGPVVFRPCTPGDILHCPAVNPRPQRLTKRPAMYVSPFKGDPQRAKVPLSKALAVRKKFNTRMKYLSGSDILASFIDGEKMLCTRFMSYFVACMSHDGSVHMIDGGGYRVFLSPDLGEYVNIEEDEDISHWESPQALAILQRDIEDVDPNKVKLVVEKGHYSIYCINFIHDRIDVLDSSPEDHRVYHQVLGDRIIRRLNLLFQLATDSTIKQFTRFKRPIIDECFQSHANDCGFFAIKFMELWNGESFHVSILTENI from the exons ATGCAAGCAGAAGTGCATAGATTAGTTGCTCAGATTGGTAGCAGTTCAAGGAAGACACAGGCAATgctagtcttggcaaattttgaAGCTAAATCTAAGAAAGCATCAAGTTATATGAACATCGGGCAACAGATACCACGGGATGCACATCAGACAGCCATCCGCACTCTGCGGACAATTTTGCAGGATGAGGTGAATGGCAACATCAGTCAAGAACATCATGATCAGACCCATGGTTGTGATGAAG CTCAAGCCGATGATGTCGACATGCATGATACCAATAGTCTGGAGAATAGAGGATCTGAACATGTATCTGACACGCCAATTGTCCGATCTGAAATAAGGGAAAATGATCTGTCTTCTG GTGGTCTCACAAACCAGGAGCTCAATCAGGGTGCGGCTGTAGAATTTGAACAAAACAGGACCCAAGAACAAGTTTTACCAACCATCGACAGCCTGCACAATGCTGTCACTAATAGTTTCTATTTTCCTGGC GGGAATATTGAGCTTGACAATGAAATGGAAGGCGAACTTTCACCTGTCTGTACTCAG GTTCACACAGATGTTACTATTGATCGTGTCATGACTCTTGCTGCGGCTAAAGGAGACGCTGGACCAGCCTTGCCCAACGGCA TTGCAGGCACCCATGATAATGTGCACGAAGCAACCTCACATGTGGATTCCCTAGTTGAAGTCACTGATGCATATACCACTAGTAGCAGCCCCCGACAAGTTGCAACTGCTGAAATGACTAGATCAGCAGCGAATGTTGTTGCACAGACTGCCAAACAAGTACCATATGAGGTACCATATGAG TCGGCAGGAATCGTTAGTAACACCGATGATGCACTCGGCCCTGTTGTTTTCCGACCTTGCACTCCAGGTGACATCCTCCACTGTCCAGCTGTTAATCCTAGGCCACAACGGCTTACAAAACGACCAGCCATGTATGTGTCCCCATTCAAAGGTGATCCGCAACGAGCAAAAGTTCCATTGTCCAAGGCACTTGCTGTGAGAAAGAAGTTCAACACTAGAATGAAGTATTTAAG TGGATCAGACATATTAGCTTCCTTCATTGATGGGGAAAAGATGTTGTGCACCAGATTCATGTCCTATTTCGTTGCTTGCATGAGTCATGATGGATCAGTCCACATGATTGATGGTGGTGGCTACAGGGTCTTCTTATCTCCAGACCTTGGG GAATATGTCAATATAGAGGAAGATGAAGACATATCTCATTGGGAATCACCTCAGGCCCTAGCCATTTTACAACGTGATATTGAAGATGTTGACCCGAACAAAGTGAAACTA GTTGTAGAGAAGGGTCATTACAGCATATACTGCATCAACTTCATACATGACCGGATAGATGTTCTGGATTCTAGCCCAGAAGACCACAGAGTTTACCATCAAGTTCTAGGTGACCGAATCATTCGCAGGCTGAATCTCCTATTCCAGTTGGCTACGGATTCCACAATAAAACAGTTTACTAGATTCAAGCGTCCCATCATAGACGAATGTTTTCAGTCGCACGCAAACGATTGTGGTTTCTTTGCAATAAAATTCATGGAGCTTTGGAATGGTGAATCTTTCCATGTTTCAATCCTAACG GAAAACATATAG
- the LOC112875348 gene encoding uncharacterized protein LOC112875348 isoform X6 — protein sequence MQAEVHRLVAQIGSSSRKTQAMLVLANFEAKSKKASSYMNIGQQIPRDAHQTAIRTLRTILQDEVNGNISQEHHDQTHGCDEAQADDVDMHDTNSLENRGSEHVSDTPIVRSEIRENDLSSGGLTNQELNQGAAVEFEQNRTQEQVLPTIDSLHNAVTNSFYFPGGNIELDNEMEGELSPVCTQVHTDVTIDRVMTLAAAKGDAGPALPNGIAGTHDNVHEATSHVDSLVEVTDAYTTSSSPRQVATAEMTRSAANVVAQTAKQVPYEVPYESAGIVSNTDDALGPVVFRPCTPGDILHCPAVNPRPQRLTKRPAMYVSPFKGDPQRAKVPLSKALAVRKKFNTRMKYLRFMSYFVACMSHDGSVHMIDGGGYRVFLSPDLGEYVNIEEDEDISHWESPQALAILQRDIEDVDPNKVKLGEFLLPVVEKGHYSIYCINFIHDRIDVLDSSPEDHRVYHQVLGDRIIRRLNLLFQLATDSTIKQFTRFKRPIIDECFQSHANDCGFFAIKFMELWNGESFHVSILTENI from the exons ATGCAAGCAGAAGTGCATAGATTAGTTGCTCAGATTGGTAGCAGTTCAAGGAAGACACAGGCAATgctagtcttggcaaattttgaAGCTAAATCTAAGAAAGCATCAAGTTATATGAACATCGGGCAACAGATACCACGGGATGCACATCAGACAGCCATCCGCACTCTGCGGACAATTTTGCAGGATGAGGTGAATGGCAACATCAGTCAAGAACATCATGATCAGACCCATGGTTGTGATGAAG CTCAAGCCGATGATGTCGACATGCATGATACCAATAGTCTGGAGAATAGAGGATCTGAACATGTATCTGACACGCCAATTGTCCGATCTGAAATAAGGGAAAATGATCTGTCTTCTG GTGGTCTCACAAACCAGGAGCTCAATCAGGGTGCGGCTGTAGAATTTGAACAAAACAGGACCCAAGAACAAGTTTTACCAACCATCGACAGCCTGCACAATGCTGTCACTAATAGTTTCTATTTTCCTGGC GGGAATATTGAGCTTGACAATGAAATGGAAGGCGAACTTTCACCTGTCTGTACTCAG GTTCACACAGATGTTACTATTGATCGTGTCATGACTCTTGCTGCGGCTAAAGGAGACGCTGGACCAGCCTTGCCCAACGGCA TTGCAGGCACCCATGATAATGTGCACGAAGCAACCTCACATGTGGATTCCCTAGTTGAAGTCACTGATGCATATACCACTAGTAGCAGCCCCCGACAAGTTGCAACTGCTGAAATGACTAGATCAGCAGCGAATGTTGTTGCACAGACTGCCAAACAAGTACCATATGAGGTACCATATGAG TCGGCAGGAATCGTTAGTAACACCGATGATGCACTCGGCCCTGTTGTTTTCCGACCTTGCACTCCAGGTGACATCCTCCACTGTCCAGCTGTTAATCCTAGGCCACAACGGCTTACAAAACGACCAGCCATGTATGTGTCCCCATTCAAAGGTGATCCGCAACGAGCAAAAGTTCCATTGTCCAAGGCACTTGCTGTGAGAAAGAAGTTCAACACTAGAATGAAGTATTTAAG ATTCATGTCCTATTTCGTTGCTTGCATGAGTCATGATGGATCAGTCCACATGATTGATGGTGGTGGCTACAGGGTCTTCTTATCTCCAGACCTTGGG GAATATGTCAATATAGAGGAAGATGAAGACATATCTCATTGGGAATCACCTCAGGCCCTAGCCATTTTACAACGTGATATTGAAGATGTTGACCCGAACAAAGTGAAACTA GGCGAGTTCCTTTTGCCGGTTGTAGAGAAGGGTCATTACAGCATATACTGCATCAACTTCATACATGACCGGATAGATGTTCTGGATTCTAGCCCAGAAGACCACAGAGTTTACCATCAAGTTCTAGGTGACCGAATCATTCGCAGGCTGAATCTCCTATTCCAGTTGGCTACGGATTCCACAATAAAACAGTTTACTAGATTCAAGCGTCCCATCATAGACGAATGTTTTCAGTCGCACGCAAACGATTGTGGTTTCTTTGCAATAAAATTCATGGAGCTTTGGAATGGTGAATCTTTCCATGTTTCAATCCTAACG GAAAACATATAG
- the LOC112875348 gene encoding uncharacterized protein LOC112875348 isoform X1 produces MQAEVHRLVAQIGSSSRKTQAMLVLANFEAKSKKASSYMNIGQQIPRDAHQTAIRTLRTILQDEVNGNISQEHHDQTHGCDEAQADDVDMHDTNSLENRGSEHVSDTPIVRSEIRENDLSSGGLTNQELNQGAAVEFEQNRTQEQVLPTIDSLHNAVTNSFYFPGGNIELDNEMEGELSPVCTQVHTDVTIDRVMTLAAAKGDAGPALPNGIAGTHDNVHEATSHVDSLVEVTDAYTTSSSPRQVATAEMTRSAANVVAQTAKQVPYEVPYESAGIVSNTDDALGPVVFRPCTPGDILHCPAVNPRPQRLTKRPAMYVSPFKGDPQRAKVPLSKALAVRKKFNTRMKYLSGSDILASFIDGEKMLCTRFMSYFVACMSHDGSVHMIDGGGYRVFLSPDLGEYVNIEEDEDISHWESPQALAILQRDIEDVDPNKVKLGEFLLPVVEKGHYSIYCINFIHDRIDVLDSSPEDHRVYHQVLGDRIIRRLNLLFQLATDSTIKQFTRFKRPIIDECFQSHANDCGFFAIKFMELWNGESFHVSILTENI; encoded by the exons ATGCAAGCAGAAGTGCATAGATTAGTTGCTCAGATTGGTAGCAGTTCAAGGAAGACACAGGCAATgctagtcttggcaaattttgaAGCTAAATCTAAGAAAGCATCAAGTTATATGAACATCGGGCAACAGATACCACGGGATGCACATCAGACAGCCATCCGCACTCTGCGGACAATTTTGCAGGATGAGGTGAATGGCAACATCAGTCAAGAACATCATGATCAGACCCATGGTTGTGATGAAG CTCAAGCCGATGATGTCGACATGCATGATACCAATAGTCTGGAGAATAGAGGATCTGAACATGTATCTGACACGCCAATTGTCCGATCTGAAATAAGGGAAAATGATCTGTCTTCTG GTGGTCTCACAAACCAGGAGCTCAATCAGGGTGCGGCTGTAGAATTTGAACAAAACAGGACCCAAGAACAAGTTTTACCAACCATCGACAGCCTGCACAATGCTGTCACTAATAGTTTCTATTTTCCTGGC GGGAATATTGAGCTTGACAATGAAATGGAAGGCGAACTTTCACCTGTCTGTACTCAG GTTCACACAGATGTTACTATTGATCGTGTCATGACTCTTGCTGCGGCTAAAGGAGACGCTGGACCAGCCTTGCCCAACGGCA TTGCAGGCACCCATGATAATGTGCACGAAGCAACCTCACATGTGGATTCCCTAGTTGAAGTCACTGATGCATATACCACTAGTAGCAGCCCCCGACAAGTTGCAACTGCTGAAATGACTAGATCAGCAGCGAATGTTGTTGCACAGACTGCCAAACAAGTACCATATGAGGTACCATATGAG TCGGCAGGAATCGTTAGTAACACCGATGATGCACTCGGCCCTGTTGTTTTCCGACCTTGCACTCCAGGTGACATCCTCCACTGTCCAGCTGTTAATCCTAGGCCACAACGGCTTACAAAACGACCAGCCATGTATGTGTCCCCATTCAAAGGTGATCCGCAACGAGCAAAAGTTCCATTGTCCAAGGCACTTGCTGTGAGAAAGAAGTTCAACACTAGAATGAAGTATTTAAG TGGATCAGACATATTAGCTTCCTTCATTGATGGGGAAAAGATGTTGTGCACCAGATTCATGTCCTATTTCGTTGCTTGCATGAGTCATGATGGATCAGTCCACATGATTGATGGTGGTGGCTACAGGGTCTTCTTATCTCCAGACCTTGGG GAATATGTCAATATAGAGGAAGATGAAGACATATCTCATTGGGAATCACCTCAGGCCCTAGCCATTTTACAACGTGATATTGAAGATGTTGACCCGAACAAAGTGAAACTA GGCGAGTTCCTTTTGCCGGTTGTAGAGAAGGGTCATTACAGCATATACTGCATCAACTTCATACATGACCGGATAGATGTTCTGGATTCTAGCCCAGAAGACCACAGAGTTTACCATCAAGTTCTAGGTGACCGAATCATTCGCAGGCTGAATCTCCTATTCCAGTTGGCTACGGATTCCACAATAAAACAGTTTACTAGATTCAAGCGTCCCATCATAGACGAATGTTTTCAGTCGCACGCAAACGATTGTGGTTTCTTTGCAATAAAATTCATGGAGCTTTGGAATGGTGAATCTTTCCATGTTTCAATCCTAACG GAAAACATATAG
- the LOC112875348 gene encoding uncharacterized protein LOC112875348 isoform X3 yields MQAEVHRLVAQIGSSSRKTQAMLVLANFEAKSKKASSYMNIGQQIPRDAHQTAIRTLRTILQDEVNGNISQEHHDQTHGCDEAQADDVDMHDTNSLENRGSEHVSDTPIVRSEIRENDLSSGGLTNQELNQGAAVEFEQNRTQEQVLPTIDSLHNAVTNSFYFPGGNIELDNEMEGELSPVCTQVHTDVTIDRVMTLAAAKGDAGPALPNGSTHDNVHEATSHVDSLVEVTDAYTTSSSPRQVATAEMTRSAANVVAQTAKQVPYEVPYESAGIVSNTDDALGPVVFRPCTPGDILHCPAVNPRPQRLTKRPAMYVSPFKGDPQRAKVPLSKALAVRKKFNTRMKYLSGSDILASFIDGEKMLCTRFMSYFVACMSHDGSVHMIDGGGYRVFLSPDLGEYVNIEEDEDISHWESPQALAILQRDIEDVDPNKVKLGEFLLPVVEKGHYSIYCINFIHDRIDVLDSSPEDHRVYHQVLGDRIIRRLNLLFQLATDSTIKQFTRFKRPIIDECFQSHANDCGFFAIKFMELWNGESFHVSILTENI; encoded by the exons ATGCAAGCAGAAGTGCATAGATTAGTTGCTCAGATTGGTAGCAGTTCAAGGAAGACACAGGCAATgctagtcttggcaaattttgaAGCTAAATCTAAGAAAGCATCAAGTTATATGAACATCGGGCAACAGATACCACGGGATGCACATCAGACAGCCATCCGCACTCTGCGGACAATTTTGCAGGATGAGGTGAATGGCAACATCAGTCAAGAACATCATGATCAGACCCATGGTTGTGATGAAG CTCAAGCCGATGATGTCGACATGCATGATACCAATAGTCTGGAGAATAGAGGATCTGAACATGTATCTGACACGCCAATTGTCCGATCTGAAATAAGGGAAAATGATCTGTCTTCTG GTGGTCTCACAAACCAGGAGCTCAATCAGGGTGCGGCTGTAGAATTTGAACAAAACAGGACCCAAGAACAAGTTTTACCAACCATCGACAGCCTGCACAATGCTGTCACTAATAGTTTCTATTTTCCTGGC GGGAATATTGAGCTTGACAATGAAATGGAAGGCGAACTTTCACCTGTCTGTACTCAG GTTCACACAGATGTTACTATTGATCGTGTCATGACTCTTGCTGCGGCTAAAGGAGACGCTGGACCAGCCTTGCCCAACGGCA GCACCCATGATAATGTGCACGAAGCAACCTCACATGTGGATTCCCTAGTTGAAGTCACTGATGCATATACCACTAGTAGCAGCCCCCGACAAGTTGCAACTGCTGAAATGACTAGATCAGCAGCGAATGTTGTTGCACAGACTGCCAAACAAGTACCATATGAGGTACCATATGAG TCGGCAGGAATCGTTAGTAACACCGATGATGCACTCGGCCCTGTTGTTTTCCGACCTTGCACTCCAGGTGACATCCTCCACTGTCCAGCTGTTAATCCTAGGCCACAACGGCTTACAAAACGACCAGCCATGTATGTGTCCCCATTCAAAGGTGATCCGCAACGAGCAAAAGTTCCATTGTCCAAGGCACTTGCTGTGAGAAAGAAGTTCAACACTAGAATGAAGTATTTAAG TGGATCAGACATATTAGCTTCCTTCATTGATGGGGAAAAGATGTTGTGCACCAGATTCATGTCCTATTTCGTTGCTTGCATGAGTCATGATGGATCAGTCCACATGATTGATGGTGGTGGCTACAGGGTCTTCTTATCTCCAGACCTTGGG GAATATGTCAATATAGAGGAAGATGAAGACATATCTCATTGGGAATCACCTCAGGCCCTAGCCATTTTACAACGTGATATTGAAGATGTTGACCCGAACAAAGTGAAACTA GGCGAGTTCCTTTTGCCGGTTGTAGAGAAGGGTCATTACAGCATATACTGCATCAACTTCATACATGACCGGATAGATGTTCTGGATTCTAGCCCAGAAGACCACAGAGTTTACCATCAAGTTCTAGGTGACCGAATCATTCGCAGGCTGAATCTCCTATTCCAGTTGGCTACGGATTCCACAATAAAACAGTTTACTAGATTCAAGCGTCCCATCATAGACGAATGTTTTCAGTCGCACGCAAACGATTGTGGTTTCTTTGCAATAAAATTCATGGAGCTTTGGAATGGTGAATCTTTCCATGTTTCAATCCTAACG GAAAACATATAG
- the LOC112875348 gene encoding uncharacterized protein LOC112875348 isoform X4: protein MQAEVHRLVAQIGSSSRKTQAMLVLANFEAKSKKASSYMNIGQQIPRDAHQTAIRTLRTILQDEVNGNISQEHHDQTHGCDEAQADDVDMHDTNSLENRGSEHVSDTPIVRSEIRENDLSSGGLTNQELNQGAAVEFEQNRTQEQVLPTIDSLHNAVTNSFYFPGGNIELDNEMEGELSPVCTQVHTDVTIDRVMTLAAAKGDAGPALPNGIAGTHDNVHEATSHVDSLVEVTDAYTTSSSPRQVATAEMTRSAANVVAQTAKQVPYESAGIVSNTDDALGPVVFRPCTPGDILHCPAVNPRPQRLTKRPAMYVSPFKGDPQRAKVPLSKALAVRKKFNTRMKYLSGSDILASFIDGEKMLCTRFMSYFVACMSHDGSVHMIDGGGYRVFLSPDLGEYVNIEEDEDISHWESPQALAILQRDIEDVDPNKVKLGEFLLPVVEKGHYSIYCINFIHDRIDVLDSSPEDHRVYHQVLGDRIIRRLNLLFQLATDSTIKQFTRFKRPIIDECFQSHANDCGFFAIKFMELWNGESFHVSILTENI, encoded by the exons ATGCAAGCAGAAGTGCATAGATTAGTTGCTCAGATTGGTAGCAGTTCAAGGAAGACACAGGCAATgctagtcttggcaaattttgaAGCTAAATCTAAGAAAGCATCAAGTTATATGAACATCGGGCAACAGATACCACGGGATGCACATCAGACAGCCATCCGCACTCTGCGGACAATTTTGCAGGATGAGGTGAATGGCAACATCAGTCAAGAACATCATGATCAGACCCATGGTTGTGATGAAG CTCAAGCCGATGATGTCGACATGCATGATACCAATAGTCTGGAGAATAGAGGATCTGAACATGTATCTGACACGCCAATTGTCCGATCTGAAATAAGGGAAAATGATCTGTCTTCTG GTGGTCTCACAAACCAGGAGCTCAATCAGGGTGCGGCTGTAGAATTTGAACAAAACAGGACCCAAGAACAAGTTTTACCAACCATCGACAGCCTGCACAATGCTGTCACTAATAGTTTCTATTTTCCTGGC GGGAATATTGAGCTTGACAATGAAATGGAAGGCGAACTTTCACCTGTCTGTACTCAG GTTCACACAGATGTTACTATTGATCGTGTCATGACTCTTGCTGCGGCTAAAGGAGACGCTGGACCAGCCTTGCCCAACGGCA TTGCAGGCACCCATGATAATGTGCACGAAGCAACCTCACATGTGGATTCCCTAGTTGAAGTCACTGATGCATATACCACTAGTAGCAGCCCCCGACAAGTTGCAACTGCTGAAATGACTAGATCAGCAGCGAATGTTGTTGCACAGACTGCCAAACAAGTACCATATGAG TCGGCAGGAATCGTTAGTAACACCGATGATGCACTCGGCCCTGTTGTTTTCCGACCTTGCACTCCAGGTGACATCCTCCACTGTCCAGCTGTTAATCCTAGGCCACAACGGCTTACAAAACGACCAGCCATGTATGTGTCCCCATTCAAAGGTGATCCGCAACGAGCAAAAGTTCCATTGTCCAAGGCACTTGCTGTGAGAAAGAAGTTCAACACTAGAATGAAGTATTTAAG TGGATCAGACATATTAGCTTCCTTCATTGATGGGGAAAAGATGTTGTGCACCAGATTCATGTCCTATTTCGTTGCTTGCATGAGTCATGATGGATCAGTCCACATGATTGATGGTGGTGGCTACAGGGTCTTCTTATCTCCAGACCTTGGG GAATATGTCAATATAGAGGAAGATGAAGACATATCTCATTGGGAATCACCTCAGGCCCTAGCCATTTTACAACGTGATATTGAAGATGTTGACCCGAACAAAGTGAAACTA GGCGAGTTCCTTTTGCCGGTTGTAGAGAAGGGTCATTACAGCATATACTGCATCAACTTCATACATGACCGGATAGATGTTCTGGATTCTAGCCCAGAAGACCACAGAGTTTACCATCAAGTTCTAGGTGACCGAATCATTCGCAGGCTGAATCTCCTATTCCAGTTGGCTACGGATTCCACAATAAAACAGTTTACTAGATTCAAGCGTCCCATCATAGACGAATGTTTTCAGTCGCACGCAAACGATTGTGGTTTCTTTGCAATAAAATTCATGGAGCTTTGGAATGGTGAATCTTTCCATGTTTCAATCCTAACG GAAAACATATAG